TATGTCCGTAGGCTGCTAACTCCTGGAACTTTACTTTATCGAATTCTAATTCCTTACGAATGTTTGCTGGAGTGAAATTGAAATGTTGTTTAACTATTTCAAGTAGTTGCTCATCCGATAACCTACCAGTTCCAAATGTATCAATGGATACAGCAACTGGGTTTGCAACTCCAATGGAATAGGACACACAAACTTCGCACGTGTCGGCCAATTCTGCCTCTACAAGGGCTTTTGCTACGAATCTGGCATAATAACTCGCACTGCGATCAACCTTGCTTACGTCCTTACCTGAGAAAGCTCCACCACCATGTTTAGCGTATCCGCCATAAGTATCAACGATTATCTTTCTACCAGTTAATCCTGAATCACCATAAGGTCCACCAATAACGAATGCTCCTGTTGGATTGATTAATACATTGATACCAGTCAGATCCTTACCGATCATTGGTTTGAGTACTTCTTCAATGATAATTTCTTTGGCAAGTGATAGGCTTGCTCCTGGTCTGGTTTGAGCAGAAACAATAATGGTGTCATATGTGAATGGTTGACCATCGACATACCTGACTGATACTTGACACTTCCCATCAGGACCAAAGATATGATTATACTTAGCTTTTCTAAGCATATCGACTTCTTTAGCAATCTCATGAGCAACCACAATCGGTAATGGCATGAGTTCAGGTGTTTCGTTGCATGCAAAACCATACATCATTCCCTGATCACCTGCACCTTGCTGATGATCTAAAGTTTCATTGACACCTTGTGCAATATCAGGTGATTGCTTGGATATCTTTTCTAATACACAAAACTCTTCTGTGTACCCGATTTCTTTGAGTACTTGTTTCGCGATTTCAGAATATTCTACCGTTGCGGAAGTTGTAACCTCACCAAAGATAACGACTAAGTCATCCTTGATAGCTGTTTCAACTGCTACTCTTGCTGCTTGGTCTTGTTCCAGGATTGCATCTAATATAGCATCACTGATTTGGTCACATATTTTATCTGGATGTCCACTAAAGACCGATTCGCTTGTTATGATTTTCATGTTGTCCTCTTTTCTAGCAAGAAAAAGGAAGCACTTAGCTTCCCTAGTCTGCTTTGATTTGATTGTGTTATTTTATTGCTGTTTTTGGTAAGTACGCAGTGTACCTTGCGTAATCATATCCTTCACTTTCGACTAGGATACCAAAATCGTGTGAATTAGAAGTAACTAAGATACAATGGAACACTTCATCTTGGTCACAATACATATTCTCTAGATTTTCTTTGATGAAATCGTAGTCGTTCAGTGGATCCTTGATAAAACATTCGAATAAGTCTTTATCGATGACTACTTGTTTTTCGATAACGAACTCATCATGAGGAATGAGTTCTGTTGATTTTGCTTTCCGTATAAAATTGGTTTTCATATTGTTGTCCTTCTAGTCTATTTTCCAAGCGGTATACACACTTCGGTAAGTACAATCCCAAGTATCTAGAATTACGCCATCTTTACATACTGTAACATGGCCAGTCATCTTCAAAACAAATGTCCCGCGCGTATAGAGACCGGTAAAAGTGGAACCCTTGATTCGAGGTTCTCCCTTGATTGCCTTAAATATCAATCGAGGTTTTCCTTCGAAATATTTGTATAAGAACTCGGTATCTTTATAACTTGTAAACTTCCAATCTCGTTTGAGCTGGTTGAGTTCTCGTCTGCATTCCATGTAGTCTTTATTCATGGCGGTACTGATGGCTCTTACAACACAGTCGGTTGTTTTGATTCCCTTTGGGTGTGCATTATATTCTTGAAACATTACTTCGACCACCCTTTATTGAACCACTTCACCAGTTCTCTTGATGATTCAGTTTGAAAGACTGGTTTTTCAAATCCATCAAGTCTTTCAAAAACTGTGTACTTGGAATCGTTCCACACACAATCGATTTGAACAACGAATAAGTTATTGTTGTTTTCTATGTCTGCGATTCTAAAATCATCGTAGAGTGGACCGTTTAACGGGCAGTTGTTCTTGAACCACACATAACTAGTTTCAAGGTCTACCTTTCCACCAGCTTTAATCTGTTTGATGATGTTACCCATCTTTATTGTTTTGTTTGCTAGACTTGAATCTCTACAAAACCAGTCGAACCATCCCGCTAGAATTTGAGTTGATGTATCTGGTTTATCGAACTCACCCGACTTAAATCTTAGAATCCATTCTGACAACTTGATTTGTTTATCCATTTTGTGACCTACTTTCTACCTTTTGGTATGTATATATATCACTCTAAAGACCTTTTTTATCAAGTTAATTCGACTCTTAATGCTCACTATAGTGGCAAATTATGAAAGTCATCTATGTTACTAAGTGATATCTTCTTGCCCTTACGGATAAGATAGCAATTGTCACTTGATCCTTTGTGTCTTATGTATCGTTTAACAATCACATCGACGAATCTTTCATCAAGTTCCATTAGATAAGATTTTCTTTGAAGCTGATCGGATGCGATCATTGTTGATCCAGAACCTCCGAATAAATCGAGTACGTATTCATTAACCCTAGAGGAGTTTGCAATCGCTCGTCCACAAAGTTCGAGAGGTTTCATCGTTGGGTGGTCTTCATTTCGTTTGGGTTTGTTATATTCCCAAATGGTGTCTTGTGTGCGGTCATCAATAAAATAATGAGCAGCACCTTCTTTCCAACCATAAAGGATTGGCTCATGTCTCCAGTGATAATCTTGTCTACCTAGTACTAGGGCATTCTTAACCCAAACTAAGCACTCCGCCAATTTGAAACCGGCGTTTTTGAATGCAGTTCTAAAGTTGATACCTTCAGTATCTGCATGACAGACATAGATGGCACCACCAGGTTTGGTAGCTTCAAACATATTTGTGAATGCATCATATAAAAAAAGATAGAAGCTGTTATCTTCCATCTTGTCATTCTTAATCTTCCCAGCTGTACCTTCATAATCCACATTGTATGGTGGATCGGTGAAGATCATATCGATCTTTTGTCCATCCAGAAGTTTTTCTACATCTTGTTTCTTGGTTGAATCTCCACACATAACTCTGTGATTACCTAATAAATAAATATCACCTAGTTCTGAATAAGGTGTTTCCCCAATTTCATCAGATGGGTAGAAATCATCATCAGTCGCATTATCTGGAACATCTGACTCTAGTTCTTCAAACCCAAACTGAAGCATGTCCATATCAATATTCGAGAGTTCTTCTTCAAGTTTAGTAAAATCCCAGGTAGCGAGTTCTGCGGTCTTGTTATCGGCCAAGCGAAAAGCCTTAATTTGCCCTTCTGTGAGGTCATCAGCAATAATGCAAGGAATAGTGGCCAATCCTAGTTTGAGGCTCGCTTTGAGCCGAGTGTGCCCTGCAATTATGACCAGATCCTTAGTGATCACAATAGGAACCTTGAATCCGAACTCTTTGATACTATTAGCTACTGCATCAACTGCAGCATCATTATTTCTTGGGTTGTTTTCGTATATTAACAACTCCGAGGGTTTCTTCATCACTATGTTCATTAATCCAAGTTTCCTCGCCTTTTTCTATGCGTTTCAGCATGATGTCTATTTCTTCTTTACGTTCGTTGTATTCACGTCCGAACTTAATAATTAATAAGTATTTGATAGCATTAAAATCGGGTAGAGCTTTCTTCTTAGTTTTAACAAGTTTCTTCTTCGTCCCCGATGGTGTTTCTTCTATGATAGTTTGTATTTCCTCATACTCCATACCAACTGCACGTTGGAACAGAGCATCCATGAGTTTATACTTAAGTTCATCATCACCATTGATAAATGCTTGATTTAGCCTTGGATGAGCACGCTTCAATTTAATCAAGGTGTTCTCACTTAAGTTCATGGCTTTGGCGATATCCTTTTGGATAATCCGCCTAGCTACCATTTCTTGAATGCTTTTTATTCGTTCATCAAGTACTCCATCGGCCTCCCATTGCTGATACGTATCCAGTACCTTTGGCACATCGATTCCAACCTTTCAGGGTTCAGTAATTTTATCAAAAACTGAAGTTATCCAAGGGTTGAATACTACATATTTTTCTGCAAAAGAAAAGAAACCCCCATGATTGAGAGTTTCTATCTTCTAGGCTTCATTTAGAGCCAGTATTCCACGCTAATTGTAGTATATGTAATAAGTCAAATTTTGTCTACATGCCAGCGGCACACTAACCATTGAAAACTGCTGTTTTAGTACGTTTTTTCCCGTACCTGTTGAAATATACTTAACAACTACTTGAACATGGCTTGTTCTTGCATTGCTGATAACTTGGCATTACTGTTCACAAGTATTATCGGTAGAAATGATAATGATTACTTGGATTTGTTGATATCTAATATGA
This genomic stretch from bacterium harbors:
- the metK gene encoding methionine adenosyltransferase is translated as MKIITSESVFSGHPDKICDQISDAILDAILEQDQAARVAVETAIKDDLVVIFGEVTTSATVEYSEIAKQVLKEIGYTEEFCVLEKISKQSPDIAQGVNETLDHQQGAGDQGMMYGFACNETPELMPLPIVVAHEIAKEVDMLRKAKYNHIFGPDGKCQVSVRYVDGQPFTYDTIIVSAQTRPGASLSLAKEIIIEEVLKPMIGKDLTGINVLINPTGAFVIGGPYGDSGLTGRKIIVDTYGGYAKHGGGAFSGKDVSKVDRSASYYARFVAKALVEAELADTCEVCVSYSIGVANPVAVSIDTFGTGRLSDEQLLEIVKQHFNFTPANIRKELEFDKVKFQELAAYGHMGREDLPVRWEHVEAKATELKEAYEKAKSST
- a CDS encoding DNA modification methylase; its protein translation is MKKPSELLIYENNPRNNDAAVDAVANSIKEFGFKVPIVITKDLVIIAGHTRLKASLKLGLATIPCIIADDLTEGQIKAFRLADNKTAELATWDFTKLEEELSNIDMDMLQFGFEELESDVPDNATDDDFYPSDEIGETPYSELGDIYLLGNHRVMCGDSTKKQDVEKLLDGQKIDMIFTDPPYNVDYEGTAGKIKNDKMEDNSFYLFLYDAFTNMFEATKPGGAIYVCHADTEGINFRTAFKNAGFKLAECLVWVKNALVLGRQDYHWRHEPILYGWKEGAAHYFIDDRTQDTIWEYNKPKRNEDHPTMKPLELCGRAIANSSRVNEYVLDLFGGSGSTMIASDQLQRKSYLMELDERFVDVIVKRYIRHKGSSDNCYLIRKGKKISLSNIDDFHNLPL
- a CDS encoding DUF6329 domain-containing protein, producing the protein MKTNFIRKAKSTELIPHDEFVIEKQVVIDKDLFECFIKDPLNDYDFIKENLENMYCDQDEVFHCILVTSNSHDFGILVESEGYDYARYTAYLPKTAIK